A DNA window from Coffea arabica cultivar ET-39 chromosome 6c, Coffea Arabica ET-39 HiFi, whole genome shotgun sequence contains the following coding sequences:
- the LOC113693775 gene encoding nuclear pore complex protein NUP93A isoform X1, with protein sequence MASDADMGSWNDLLHSSSKLLEQAAPSAQFPPLQRNLDQLEALSKKLKAKTLRTEAPSQSIAATRLLAREGINAEQLARDLKSFELKTTYEDVFPAEATTVEEYLQQVHEMAMVSAVQEAQKDNLRSFSDYMMTVLEEDWQKEKRDFLQSLGRISRLPRINVMDSGTGSVRQGQIGTLTSSPHVSSGPSTMELAPLANKPIVEKKAAAYGEVVKDLNSARERGSSFKPATAFKLAYESLGIDTSGGKSVGMQKMWNLVLTLMNEDSTPKPNVSRKLSLVMGARRHLEWGHEKYVLDTIQSHPAQASLGGAVDNLQRIRAFLRIRLRDYGVLDFDADDARRQPPIDTTWQQIYFCLRTGYYDKAQEVAQSSRVAHHFAPLLTEWIASGSLVSPRTVAAASEECEKLLRSGDRVGRASYDKKKLVLYAIISGSRRLIDRLLREQPTLFNTIEDFLWFKLSAIHEWSDGSSSAVLNEGFSPYTLEDLQAYLNKFEPSYYTKNGKDPLVYPYVLLLSIQLLPAVLYLSKDIGDEGYGIDSVHINIVFADHEVLSEGAGAAQKFGVMDACAEASSIIRQYGSAYLRNGDLSMALEYYAQAAAAVGGGELSWTGRGSIDQQRQRTLMLKQLFTELLLHDGGIYLLLGPRGTGEEGQLGRFFTDGKTRQQFLLEAARQCQDTGLYDKSIEIQKRVGAFSGALETVNKCLSEAICALSLGRLDGESRTSGLIHSGNDILEAFKYHPEISPQERENVMEQQTVLRQLEAILCVHKLARVGHYLDALREVAKLPFLPLDPRAPDFASDVFNNLSPYVQTCVPDLLRVALHCLDNVKDTDGSLRALRTKIANFLANNVNRNWPSDLYEKVARSL encoded by the exons ATGGCGAGCGATGCAGACATGGGTAGCTGGAATGATCTTCTCCACTCGTCCTCGAAGCTACTCGAACAAGCCGCTCCTTCCGCCCAGTTCCCTCCTCTTCAG AGGAATTTGGACCAGTTAGAAGCATTGTCAAAGAAGCTCAAGGCAAAAACCCTAAGAACTGAAGCTCCCTCACAATCTATTGCCGCGACTAG GTTATTAGCGCGAGAGGGGATAAATGCAGAGCAACTTGCGCGCGATCTCAAGTCATTTGAGCTAAAG ACAACATATGAAGATGTTTTCCCTGCAGAAGCAACAACAGTTGAAGAATATTTACAACAG GTCCATGAGATGGCAATGGTGTCAGCTGTACAGGAAGCTCAGAAGGATAATCTTAGAAGTTTCAGCGACTACATGATGACAGTTTTGGAG GAGGActggcaaaaagaaaaaagagactTCCTCCAAAGTCTGGGTCGGATTTCGAGGTTGCCCAGAATCAATGTGATGGATTCAGGCACTGGTTctgttcgtcaaggtcaaataGGGACACTAACTTCCAGTCCTCATGTTTCATCTGGTCCATCTACCATGGAGCTTGCACCGTTGGCTAATAAGCCCATTGTTGAGAAAAAAGCTGCAGCCTATGGAGAAGTTGTGAAGGACCTCAACAGTGCCAGAGAGCGTGGTTCTTCTTTCAAG CCTGCTACAGCTTTCAAGCTTGCATATGAGAGTTTAGGCATTGATACATCTGGAGGCAAATCAGTTGGCATGCAGAAAATGTGGAACCTTGTTTTG ACACTGATGAATGAGGATTCAACTCCAAAACCAAATGTTTCAAGGAAACTATCATTGGTAATGGGAGCTAGACGCCACCTTGAATGGGGGCATGAAAAATATGTCCTAGATACAATACAGAGTCATCCTGCACAG GCTTCTCTTGGTGGAGCTGTTGATAATTTGCAGCGAATTCGAGCCTTCCTGAGG ATTCGTTTAAGGGATTATGGTGTCCTTGACTTTGATGCGGATGATGCTCGTAGACAGCCTCCCATTGATACCACTTGGCAGCAG ATATACTTTTGCTTGAGAACTGGGTACTATGATAAAGCGCAAGAAGTTGCCCAATCATCTCGTGTTGCACACCACTTTGCTCCTCTG CTCACTGAGTGGATTGCCTCTGGCAGTCTCGTATCGCCTAGGACCGTGGCTGCTGCCTCTGAAGAGTGTGAAAAATTGTTGAGGAGTGGTGATAGAGTTGGCCGAGCTTCATATGACAAGAAAAAATTAGTTCTGTATGCCATCATATCTGGTTCTCGCAGGCTGATAGACAGACTGCTTAGAGAGCAACCCACACTTTTCAATACCATAGAGGATTTCTTGTGGTTCAAGTTGTCTGCTATACATGAATGGTCTGATGGTTCATCTTCTGCTGTTCTTAATGAGGGATTCTCACCCTACACTTTGGAAGATTTACAGGCTTACCTAAATAAGTTTGAACCTTCATATTATACAAAGAATGGAAAGGATCCTCTGGTGTATCCATATGTTTTATTGTTGAGCATTCAGCTGCTTCCAGCAGTCCTTTATTTGTCCAAGGATATAGGAGATGAAGGATATGGCATTGATTCTGTCCACATAAATATAGTATTCGCTGACCATGAGGTCCTTTCTGAAGGTGCTGGGGCTGCTCAAAAATTTGGAGTGATGGATGCTTGTGCAGAGGCTTCTAGCATAATTAGGCAGTATGGATCTGCTTATCTACGGAACGGTGACCTGTCAATGGCACTAGAGTACTATGCACAGGCTGCTGCTGCAGTGGGTGGTGGTGAGCTTTCATGGACTGGAAGAGGTAGTATAGATCAGCAGCGGCAGAGGACCTTGATGTTGAAGCAACTTTTTACAGAACTTTTATTACATGATGGTGGTATTTATCTTCTGCTCGGACCAAGAGGTACTGGAGAAGAAGGTCAACTTGGCAGATTTTTCACTGATGGAAAGACAAGGCAACAGTTTCTGCTTGAGGCTGCGCGGCAGTGTCAGGATACTGGGCTGTATGACAAA TCCATAGAGATTCAAAAGAGAGTTGGGGCATTCTCTGGAGCTCTGGAGACAGTCAACAAGTGCCTGTCTGAAGCAATTTGTGCCCTATCACTTGGTAGATTGGACGGTGAGAGCAGGACTTCTGGGCTCATTCATTCCGGAAATGATATTTTGGAGGCATTTAAGTATCATCCAGAGATCAG TCCTCAGGAGCGAGAGAATGTTATGGAACAGCAAACTGTGTTAAGACAGCTTGAGGCAATCTTGTGTGTTCATAAGCTTGCGAGGGTGGGACATTATTTAGATGCTTTGAGGGAGGTAGCAAAACTTCCATTTCTTCCTCTTGATCCCCGAGCACCGGATTTTGCCTCTGACGTATTTAATAATCTATCCCCTTATGTCCAAACTTGTGTGCCTGACCTTCTAAGAGTTGCTCTTCATTGTTTGGACAATGTCAAAGATACAGATGGTTCGCTTCGTGCCTTGAGAACGAAG ATAGCAAACTTCCTTGCAAATAACGTGAACAGGAACTGGCCTAGTGACTTGTATGAAAAGGTCGCCCGAAGCTTGTAA
- the LOC113693775 gene encoding nuclear pore complex protein NUP93A isoform X2: protein MASDADMGSWNDLLHSSSKLLEQAAPSAQFPPLQRNLDQLEALSKKLKAKTLRTEAPSQSIAATRLLAREGINAEQLARDLKSFELKTTYEDVFPAEATTVEEYLQQVHEMAMVSAVQEAQKDNLRSFSDYMMTVLEEDWQKEKRDFLQSLGRISRLPRINVMDSGTGSVRQGQIGTLTSSPHVSSGPSTMELAPLANKPIVEKKAAAYGEVVKDLNSARERGSSFKTLMNEDSTPKPNVSRKLSLVMGARRHLEWGHEKYVLDTIQSHPAQASLGGAVDNLQRIRAFLRIRLRDYGVLDFDADDARRQPPIDTTWQQIYFCLRTGYYDKAQEVAQSSRVAHHFAPLLTEWIASGSLVSPRTVAAASEECEKLLRSGDRVGRASYDKKKLVLYAIISGSRRLIDRLLREQPTLFNTIEDFLWFKLSAIHEWSDGSSSAVLNEGFSPYTLEDLQAYLNKFEPSYYTKNGKDPLVYPYVLLLSIQLLPAVLYLSKDIGDEGYGIDSVHINIVFADHEVLSEGAGAAQKFGVMDACAEASSIIRQYGSAYLRNGDLSMALEYYAQAAAAVGGGELSWTGRGSIDQQRQRTLMLKQLFTELLLHDGGIYLLLGPRGTGEEGQLGRFFTDGKTRQQFLLEAARQCQDTGLYDKSIEIQKRVGAFSGALETVNKCLSEAICALSLGRLDGESRTSGLIHSGNDILEAFKYHPEISPQERENVMEQQTVLRQLEAILCVHKLARVGHYLDALREVAKLPFLPLDPRAPDFASDVFNNLSPYVQTCVPDLLRVALHCLDNVKDTDGSLRALRTKIANFLANNVNRNWPSDLYEKVARSL, encoded by the exons ATGGCGAGCGATGCAGACATGGGTAGCTGGAATGATCTTCTCCACTCGTCCTCGAAGCTACTCGAACAAGCCGCTCCTTCCGCCCAGTTCCCTCCTCTTCAG AGGAATTTGGACCAGTTAGAAGCATTGTCAAAGAAGCTCAAGGCAAAAACCCTAAGAACTGAAGCTCCCTCACAATCTATTGCCGCGACTAG GTTATTAGCGCGAGAGGGGATAAATGCAGAGCAACTTGCGCGCGATCTCAAGTCATTTGAGCTAAAG ACAACATATGAAGATGTTTTCCCTGCAGAAGCAACAACAGTTGAAGAATATTTACAACAG GTCCATGAGATGGCAATGGTGTCAGCTGTACAGGAAGCTCAGAAGGATAATCTTAGAAGTTTCAGCGACTACATGATGACAGTTTTGGAG GAGGActggcaaaaagaaaaaagagactTCCTCCAAAGTCTGGGTCGGATTTCGAGGTTGCCCAGAATCAATGTGATGGATTCAGGCACTGGTTctgttcgtcaaggtcaaataGGGACACTAACTTCCAGTCCTCATGTTTCATCTGGTCCATCTACCATGGAGCTTGCACCGTTGGCTAATAAGCCCATTGTTGAGAAAAAAGCTGCAGCCTATGGAGAAGTTGTGAAGGACCTCAACAGTGCCAGAGAGCGTGGTTCTTCTTTCAAG ACACTGATGAATGAGGATTCAACTCCAAAACCAAATGTTTCAAGGAAACTATCATTGGTAATGGGAGCTAGACGCCACCTTGAATGGGGGCATGAAAAATATGTCCTAGATACAATACAGAGTCATCCTGCACAG GCTTCTCTTGGTGGAGCTGTTGATAATTTGCAGCGAATTCGAGCCTTCCTGAGG ATTCGTTTAAGGGATTATGGTGTCCTTGACTTTGATGCGGATGATGCTCGTAGACAGCCTCCCATTGATACCACTTGGCAGCAG ATATACTTTTGCTTGAGAACTGGGTACTATGATAAAGCGCAAGAAGTTGCCCAATCATCTCGTGTTGCACACCACTTTGCTCCTCTG CTCACTGAGTGGATTGCCTCTGGCAGTCTCGTATCGCCTAGGACCGTGGCTGCTGCCTCTGAAGAGTGTGAAAAATTGTTGAGGAGTGGTGATAGAGTTGGCCGAGCTTCATATGACAAGAAAAAATTAGTTCTGTATGCCATCATATCTGGTTCTCGCAGGCTGATAGACAGACTGCTTAGAGAGCAACCCACACTTTTCAATACCATAGAGGATTTCTTGTGGTTCAAGTTGTCTGCTATACATGAATGGTCTGATGGTTCATCTTCTGCTGTTCTTAATGAGGGATTCTCACCCTACACTTTGGAAGATTTACAGGCTTACCTAAATAAGTTTGAACCTTCATATTATACAAAGAATGGAAAGGATCCTCTGGTGTATCCATATGTTTTATTGTTGAGCATTCAGCTGCTTCCAGCAGTCCTTTATTTGTCCAAGGATATAGGAGATGAAGGATATGGCATTGATTCTGTCCACATAAATATAGTATTCGCTGACCATGAGGTCCTTTCTGAAGGTGCTGGGGCTGCTCAAAAATTTGGAGTGATGGATGCTTGTGCAGAGGCTTCTAGCATAATTAGGCAGTATGGATCTGCTTATCTACGGAACGGTGACCTGTCAATGGCACTAGAGTACTATGCACAGGCTGCTGCTGCAGTGGGTGGTGGTGAGCTTTCATGGACTGGAAGAGGTAGTATAGATCAGCAGCGGCAGAGGACCTTGATGTTGAAGCAACTTTTTACAGAACTTTTATTACATGATGGTGGTATTTATCTTCTGCTCGGACCAAGAGGTACTGGAGAAGAAGGTCAACTTGGCAGATTTTTCACTGATGGAAAGACAAGGCAACAGTTTCTGCTTGAGGCTGCGCGGCAGTGTCAGGATACTGGGCTGTATGACAAA TCCATAGAGATTCAAAAGAGAGTTGGGGCATTCTCTGGAGCTCTGGAGACAGTCAACAAGTGCCTGTCTGAAGCAATTTGTGCCCTATCACTTGGTAGATTGGACGGTGAGAGCAGGACTTCTGGGCTCATTCATTCCGGAAATGATATTTTGGAGGCATTTAAGTATCATCCAGAGATCAG TCCTCAGGAGCGAGAGAATGTTATGGAACAGCAAACTGTGTTAAGACAGCTTGAGGCAATCTTGTGTGTTCATAAGCTTGCGAGGGTGGGACATTATTTAGATGCTTTGAGGGAGGTAGCAAAACTTCCATTTCTTCCTCTTGATCCCCGAGCACCGGATTTTGCCTCTGACGTATTTAATAATCTATCCCCTTATGTCCAAACTTGTGTGCCTGACCTTCTAAGAGTTGCTCTTCATTGTTTGGACAATGTCAAAGATACAGATGGTTCGCTTCGTGCCTTGAGAACGAAG ATAGCAAACTTCCTTGCAAATAACGTGAACAGGAACTGGCCTAGTGACTTGTATGAAAAGGTCGCCCGAAGCTTGTAA